The following proteins are encoded in a genomic region of Arachis stenosperma cultivar V10309 chromosome 4, arast.V10309.gnm1.PFL2, whole genome shotgun sequence:
- the LOC130976276 gene encoding proline-rich receptor-like protein kinase PERK9: MKAIFIAFLLLAFMAFLLSSTTLAAREVQPIKSDEGGYRRGARPGEAPPPPRPNHLIGVRPNPYGRGGTHHPPPPNPPVSVANRYVYGTAPPNPMANTPYRGCINNPYTRGCSPPNN; the protein is encoded by the exons ATGAAGGCCATTTTTATTGCATTCTTACTTTTGGCATTCATGGCCTTCCTACTCTCTTCAACTACTCTAGCAGCTCGAGAAGTTCAACCAATCAAAA GTGATGAGGGAGGGTATAGAAGAGGAGCAAGACCTGGAGAAGCACCTCCACCTCCTCGTCCCAATCATCTTATTGGTGTTCGTCCTAATCCATATGGAAGAGGAGGAACACACCATCCACCACCTCCTAATCCTCCTGTCTCTGTTGCTAATCGCTATGTTTATGGAACAGCACCTCCTAATCCTATGGCCAATACTCCATATAGAGGATGCATTAATAATCCATACACGCGTGGTTGCTCGCCACCTAATAATTAA
- the LOC130973416 gene encoding probable trehalase isoform X2, giving the protein MASSSSSSCSVVTPSTPLVSFLEQLQETALQTFGDSNFDPKTYVDLPLKFTLSETHQAFQNLPRLSSNGTVSAEVLKGFINRYFKGAGDDLVCWQPHDFVAEPEGFLTKVKHPEVRAWALKVHSLWRNLSRKVSREVEKNPQLHTLLPLPNPVVIPGSRFREVYYWDSYWVIRGLLVSKMHKTATAIVMNLVSLIEKYGFVLNGARQYYTNRSQPPLLSSMIYEIYRSTGDIELVKRCLPALLKEHAFWNSDIHRVTIVDAQGHSHNLNRYQAMWNKPRPESSTMDKKSASKFLNISEKQHFYRDIASAAESGWDFSTRWMRVPPDYSTLATTSVIPVDLNAYLLGMEINIAFFAKAIGDETTVKHFMELSDARKKAINSVFWSPSKKQWLDYWLNSGTCEVAHVWEAKHQNKNVFASNFVPLWMEPFYSDGSLVGNVVHALKTSGLIRAAGIATSLTDSGQQWDFPNGWAPLQHMLAEGLVKSGSKEARLLAEEIAIKWIRSNYVSYKKTGVMHEKLDVEKCGEYGGGGEYAPQTGFGWSNGVVLAFLEEFGWPQDRSIDC; this is encoded by the exons atggcttcttcttcttcttcctcttgttcCGTTGTCACGCCATCCACTCCTCTTGTTTCCTTCCTCGAACAGCTCCAAGAAACGGCGCTCCAAACCTTCGGGGACTCCAACTTCGATCCCAAAACCTACGTTGACTTGCCCCTCAAGTTCACCCTCTCCGAGACACACCAAGCATTCCAGAACCTTCCAAGACTGAGTTCCAACGGGACCGTTTCTGCGGAGGTGCTGAAAGGCTTCATCAATAGGTACTTTAAGGGCGCAGGGGATGATCTGGTGTGCTGGCAGCCACATGATTTCGTTGCAGAGCCAGAAGGGTTCTTGACGAAGGTGAAGCACCCGGAGGTGAGGGCGTGGGCTTTGAAGGTTCATTCGCTTTGGAGAAACTTGAGTCGCAAGGTATCCCGTGAAGTCGAAAAGAACCCGCAGCTGCACACTCTGCTTCCCCTGCCGAATCCTGTTGTTATTCCTGGTTCACGCTTTCGTGAGGTCTATTATTGGGACTCCTATTGGGTCATTCG GGGCTTGCTGGTGAGTAAAATGCATAAGACTGCTACTGCTATTGTGATGAATCTTGTTTCTTTGATAGAAAAATATGGATTTGTGCTCAATGGGGCTAGACAGTACTACACTAACAGGAG TCAGCCTCCTCTTTTAAGCTCTATGATTTATGAGATATACCGCAGCACTGGTGACATTGAGTTAGTTAAAAGATGTTTACCTGCACTGCTTAAGGAGCATGCCTTTTGGAATTCAG aTATACATAGAGTGACCATTGTGGATGCTCAAGGACACTCCCATAACTTGAATCGCTATCAGGCAATGTGGAACAAACCCAGGCCAGAGTCGTCCACAATG GACAAGAAATCTGCTTCCAAGTTCTTAAATATTTCAGAAAAGCAGCATTTTTACCGTGATATTGCCTCGGCTGCTGAATCAGGATGGGATTTCAGCACAAGATGGATGAG AGTTCCACCTGACTACAGTACACTAGCTACAACATCTGTAATACCTGTTGATTTGAATGCATATCTGCTTGGG ATGGAAATTAATATTGCCTTCTTTGCAAAAGCTATTGGAGACGAAACCACTGTGAAACACTTCATGGAACTTTCTGATGCTAGAAAGAAGGCAATAAATTCTGTTTTCTGGAGTCCAAGCAAGAAGCAATGGCTCGATTACTGGCTCAACAGTGGCACATGTGAG GTGGCTCATGTTTGGGAAGCTAAGCATCAGAATAAAAATGTATTTGCTTCCAATTTTGTTCCTTTGTGGATGGAGCCATTTTACTCAG ATGGTTCGCTTGTGGGTAACGTTGTTCATGCTCTCAAAACTTCTGGCCTGATTCGTGCTGCTGGAATTGCAACTTCTTTGACTGATTCAGGACAACAGTG GGACTTCCCAAATGGTTGGGCTCCACTTCAACACATGCTAGCAGAAGGCCTGGTAAAATCAGGGTCAAAAGAAGCAAGGTTGTTGGCTGAGGAAATTGCTATCAAATGGATTAGAAGCAATTATGTTAGTTACAAGAAAACAGGGGTAATGCATGAAAAGCTTGACGTGGAGAAGTGTGGAGAATATGGAGGCGGGGGTGAATATGCACCCCAG ACTGGATTTGGTTGGTCTAACGGGGTTGTGTTGGCATTCTTGGAAGAGTTTGGTTGGCCTCAAGATCGGAGTATAGATTGTTGA
- the LOC130973416 gene encoding probable trehalase isoform X1 — MALHALTLLLCTFSLSLSFAVASSHMASSSSSSCSVVTPSTPLVSFLEQLQETALQTFGDSNFDPKTYVDLPLKFTLSETHQAFQNLPRLSSNGTVSAEVLKGFINRYFKGAGDDLVCWQPHDFVAEPEGFLTKVKHPEVRAWALKVHSLWRNLSRKVSREVEKNPQLHTLLPLPNPVVIPGSRFREVYYWDSYWVIRGLLVSKMHKTATAIVMNLVSLIEKYGFVLNGARQYYTNRSQPPLLSSMIYEIYRSTGDIELVKRCLPALLKEHAFWNSDIHRVTIVDAQGHSHNLNRYQAMWNKPRPESSTMDKKSASKFLNISEKQHFYRDIASAAESGWDFSTRWMRVPPDYSTLATTSVIPVDLNAYLLGMEINIAFFAKAIGDETTVKHFMELSDARKKAINSVFWSPSKKQWLDYWLNSGTCEVAHVWEAKHQNKNVFASNFVPLWMEPFYSDGSLVGNVVHALKTSGLIRAAGIATSLTDSGQQWDFPNGWAPLQHMLAEGLVKSGSKEARLLAEEIAIKWIRSNYVSYKKTGVMHEKLDVEKCGEYGGGGEYAPQTGFGWSNGVVLAFLEEFGWPQDRSIDC, encoded by the exons ATGGCGCTGCACGCCCTCACCCTACTACTGTGCACCTTCTCACTCTCACTCTCCTTTGCTGTAGCTTCGTCCCAcatggcttcttcttcttcttcctcttgttcCGTTGTCACGCCATCCACTCCTCTTGTTTCCTTCCTCGAACAGCTCCAAGAAACGGCGCTCCAAACCTTCGGGGACTCCAACTTCGATCCCAAAACCTACGTTGACTTGCCCCTCAAGTTCACCCTCTCCGAGACACACCAAGCATTCCAGAACCTTCCAAGACTGAGTTCCAACGGGACCGTTTCTGCGGAGGTGCTGAAAGGCTTCATCAATAGGTACTTTAAGGGCGCAGGGGATGATCTGGTGTGCTGGCAGCCACATGATTTCGTTGCAGAGCCAGAAGGGTTCTTGACGAAGGTGAAGCACCCGGAGGTGAGGGCGTGGGCTTTGAAGGTTCATTCGCTTTGGAGAAACTTGAGTCGCAAGGTATCCCGTGAAGTCGAAAAGAACCCGCAGCTGCACACTCTGCTTCCCCTGCCGAATCCTGTTGTTATTCCTGGTTCACGCTTTCGTGAGGTCTATTATTGGGACTCCTATTGGGTCATTCG GGGCTTGCTGGTGAGTAAAATGCATAAGACTGCTACTGCTATTGTGATGAATCTTGTTTCTTTGATAGAAAAATATGGATTTGTGCTCAATGGGGCTAGACAGTACTACACTAACAGGAG TCAGCCTCCTCTTTTAAGCTCTATGATTTATGAGATATACCGCAGCACTGGTGACATTGAGTTAGTTAAAAGATGTTTACCTGCACTGCTTAAGGAGCATGCCTTTTGGAATTCAG aTATACATAGAGTGACCATTGTGGATGCTCAAGGACACTCCCATAACTTGAATCGCTATCAGGCAATGTGGAACAAACCCAGGCCAGAGTCGTCCACAATG GACAAGAAATCTGCTTCCAAGTTCTTAAATATTTCAGAAAAGCAGCATTTTTACCGTGATATTGCCTCGGCTGCTGAATCAGGATGGGATTTCAGCACAAGATGGATGAG AGTTCCACCTGACTACAGTACACTAGCTACAACATCTGTAATACCTGTTGATTTGAATGCATATCTGCTTGGG ATGGAAATTAATATTGCCTTCTTTGCAAAAGCTATTGGAGACGAAACCACTGTGAAACACTTCATGGAACTTTCTGATGCTAGAAAGAAGGCAATAAATTCTGTTTTCTGGAGTCCAAGCAAGAAGCAATGGCTCGATTACTGGCTCAACAGTGGCACATGTGAG GTGGCTCATGTTTGGGAAGCTAAGCATCAGAATAAAAATGTATTTGCTTCCAATTTTGTTCCTTTGTGGATGGAGCCATTTTACTCAG ATGGTTCGCTTGTGGGTAACGTTGTTCATGCTCTCAAAACTTCTGGCCTGATTCGTGCTGCTGGAATTGCAACTTCTTTGACTGATTCAGGACAACAGTG GGACTTCCCAAATGGTTGGGCTCCACTTCAACACATGCTAGCAGAAGGCCTGGTAAAATCAGGGTCAAAAGAAGCAAGGTTGTTGGCTGAGGAAATTGCTATCAAATGGATTAGAAGCAATTATGTTAGTTACAAGAAAACAGGGGTAATGCATGAAAAGCTTGACGTGGAGAAGTGTGGAGAATATGGAGGCGGGGGTGAATATGCACCCCAG ACTGGATTTGGTTGGTCTAACGGGGTTGTGTTGGCATTCTTGGAAGAGTTTGGTTGGCCTCAAGATCGGAGTATAGATTGTTGA
- the LOC130973575 gene encoding uncharacterized protein LOC130973575, translating to MADRSHEEGHAETDSEQENLDMGNDNGDMAQHRDNDQHREGTSGVKNPKVNSSDGRESEKSGPPHVTELMELVHSRLEQLEKEREKQKETERYLKEEMERRKELERKLLQLESSLKNSRDEQENQLPGGEDPFSEDIMRAKVPKNFKSPDMDLYDGTTDPKHHLSNFKSRMYLADASDATRCKAFPTTLSKAVMKWFDSLPPRSITSFEDLSRKFLMRFSIQKDKVKHAPSLLGIKQEVGESLRAYMERFNKACLEIQDLPTEAVIMGLVNGLREGPFSQSISKRHPVSLSDVQERAEKYINMEENAKLRDLSWRPGPTSSSKEREREVKKKEKLGLERPRKYHSYTPLKTSIVDVYREICNTERLPPPRPIKNKKGGSRSEYCEYHKIYGHSTNDCYDLKNVIEKLAREGRLDRYLMERSDTHGKRKRDDMDRRDPPPQTPERHIHMISGGFAGGGITKSSRKRHLKRVYQVGEETPDLPTISFTKEDGQGIIPGHDDPVVITMILANAHLHRTLVDQGSSADILFKPAFDKLGLDEKELRAYPDTLYGLGDTPIKPLGFLPLHTTFGKGEKSRTLSIDFIVIDEGSAYNALIGRTTLNRLGAVVSTPHLCMKFPTPGGIATVRGDQKLARKCYNESLNLRGKGKEVHTIELGGTRTREELRPQPGGKTEEIQVGEEEGKNTYIGANLGETLKQRLGELLRANSDLFAWKASDMPGIDPELMSHKLSVYPGSRPVQQRRRKLGPERASIVEEQVQALLEAGFIKEVKYPTWLANVVLVKKQNGKWRMCVDYTDLNKACPKDPYPLPSIDTLVDSSSGYQYLSFMDAYSGYNQIPMHEPDQEKTSFITPKANYCYVVMPFGLKNAGATYQRLMNKVFSPHLGSLMEVYVDDMLVKTKQEVDLLTDLSQVFSTIRLHGMRLNPTKCAFAVEAEKFLGFMLTQRGIEANPDKCRAILEMKSPTCLREVQQLNGRLAALSRFLAGSALKSLPLFSLLRKGCQFEWTSECEEAFQEFKRFLSQPPILTRPVPGKDLVLYLSVANRAVSSALIREDKVGQHPVYFTSKVLQGPELRYHKLEKFAYSLVIASRRLRPYFQAHTIRVRTNQPMKQILQKTDVAGRMVQWAIELSEFDLRYETRTAIKAQCFADFIAEYAGEQEEKPTTWELYVDGSSNKTGSGAGIILVDGKGTQIEVSLKFEFRASNNQAEYEALIAGLKLAEEVGATKVMIYSDSQVVTSQISGEYQANDPNMKKYLEKTLEHLGHFAETEVKHITRDLNSRADALSKLASTKPGGNNRSLIQETLQEPSVSKTEDEQEVLEVAGLNLGWMNPLVEYLKFDILPKEEKEAKKIRREAQHYTLVRNVLYRRGISTPLLKCVPTSRTTEVLEEVHSGICGNHLGARSLARKVIRAGFYWPTLQKDATDFVKKCQPCQMHANFHVAPPEELISITSPWPFAKWGMDLLGPFPQAPGQVKYLIVGIDYFTKWIEAEPLATITAQRSRRFLYKNIITRYGIPYSITTDNGTQFTDATFRNLVASMKIKHQFTSVEHLQANGQAEAANKVILAGLKKRLQEVKGAWADELPQVLWAYRTTPQSATGETPFRLVYGVEAMIPIEINEQSPRVILHDEVGNIQGHKEELDLLPEIRERAQIREAALKQRMTTRYNKKVIRRTFAIDDLVLIRNDIGINKSGEGKLAANWKGPYKIKEVLGKGYYKVTDLDGTELPRSWHACNMKRYYS from the coding sequence atggcggatagatcccacgaagaaggccatgcagaaacagattctgaacaagagaatctaGACATGGGTAATGACAATGGAGACATGGCCCAACATCGAGATAATGACCAACACAGAGAGGGTACCTCCGGAGTGAAGAATCCGAAGGTAAATTCCTCAGACGGGCGTGAGTCAGAAAAGAGCGGACCGCCCCACGTAACCGAACTGATGGAGTTAGTCCATAGCCGCCTGGAACAACTGGAGAAAGAGCGGGAGAAACAGAAGGAAACTGAAAGGTACctcaaagaggagatggaacggcgaaaagagttagaaagaaaactcttacagctagaatcctccctcaagaaCTCCCGCGACGAACAAGAAAACCAACTCCCTGGCGGagaagatcctttcagcgaggacataatgagggcaaaggTTCCAAAGAACTTTAAAAgccccgatatggacctctatgatggaaccacggatccaaagcatcatctgaGCAACtttaaaagtcggatgtatctagctgatgcctccgacgctacgagatgcaaggctttcccgaccactttatcgaaagcagtgatgaagtggttcgatagcctccccccgagatccatcaccagctttgaagacctctcaaggaagttcttgatgaggttctcaatccaaaaggacaaggtaaaacatgcaccgagcctcctgggaataaaacaggaggtcggagagtctttacgagcctatatggaaaggttcaataaagcatgtttggagatccaagacctgcccacagaggcagtcataatggggttagtcaatggactcagagaaggtcccttctcacagtccatatctaaaagacaccccgtttctctaagtgatgtacaagaaagggctgaaaagtacatcaacatggaagagaatgcaaaattaagagacctgagttggcgacctggaCCCACTTCTTCATCtaaagagagggaaagggaagtcaagaagaaggaaaaactcggtctcgagaggcccaggaaatatcactcttatactcctctaaagacttctatagtggacgtatacagagagatttgcaacactgaaaggctgccgccccctagacctattaaaaataaaaaagggggaagccgcagcgagtattgcgagtaccataaaatatatggtcactccaccaacgactgttacgacctcaaaaatgtgatagaaaagctggctagagaaggtcggcttgacagatatctcatggagaggtcggacacccatggaaagaggaagcgagatgatatggatagaagagatCCGCCACCACAGaccccagagagacatatccatatgatctcaggagggttTGCGGGAGGTGGAatcaccaaatcttctcgcaaaagacatctcaagagagtctatcaggtcggggaagagacacccgacctccccactatctcatttacaaaggaggatgggcaagggataatccccgggcatgatgatcccgtggtgataactatgatcctagccaatgcccacctccacagaaccctagtagaccaaggaagctcggcggacatccttttcaagcccgcctttgacaagctagggttagatgaaaaagagttgagagcctaccccgacaccctcTACGGattaggggatacgccaataaaaccactgggatttttaccccttcacaccacctttggaaaaggggaaaaatcaaggactctaagcatagacttcatagtcatcgatgaagggtcagcctacaatgccttaattggcaggactacccttaatcgtcttggagcagtggtatccactccccacctttgcatgaaattcccgactccaggaggaatagcaacggtaaggggagaccaaaaattggcaaggaagtgctataacgaaagcctaaatctgagagggaagggcaaagaagtccacaccatagagctAGGCGGCACAAGGACCAGAGAAGAACTACGACCCCAGCCGGGAGGAAAgaccgaggagatacaagtcggtgaggaggaaggaaaaaatacttatataggagccaacctaggggaaaccctaaaacaaaggttgggtgaactcctaagagctaattccgacctcttcgcatggaaggcttccgacatgcccgggattgatcccgagctcatgtcccacaagctctcggtttacccaggatcccgacctgtacagcaaagaagacgcaagctcggcccagagcGAGCCTCAATAGTAGAAGAGCAGGTACAGGCGCTCttggaagccggctttattaaggaggtcaaatacccaacgtggctagccaatgtagtgctagtcaagaaacagaatggtaaatggagaatgtgcgtcgactataccgacttgaacaaggcatgtcctaaggacccttaccCTCTACCgagtattgataccctggtggattccagctcggggtaccaatacttatcattcatggacgcctactcgggatataaccaaatcccgatgcatgaacccgaccaggagaaaacatcgttcatcacaccaaaagccaactattgctacgtggtcatgccattcggactaaagaatgcaggagccacgtatcaaaggctgatgaacaaagtgttttccccccatCTAGGAAGcctaatggaggtatacgtcgacgacatgttagtaaaaactaagcaagaagtcgacctcttaaccgacctctcacaagtcttcagCACTATAAGGCTacatgggatgagactaaatcccacAAAATGCGCCTTTGCAGTAGAAGCAGAAAAAtttctaggcttcatgctaacacaaagagggattgaggccaatcccgacaagtgcagagccatcctagaaatgaaaagcccgacttgtttgagagaggttcaacagctcaatggccgacttgcagccctctccagatttttggcggGATCGGCACtgaaatcccttccactattttctttattgagGAAGGGATGCCAATTTGAATGGACTTCagaatgcgaggaggcgttccaagagttcaaaagaTTCCTAAGTCAACCTCCTATCTTAACACGACCAGTACCGGGAAAAGACCTTGTCCTATACCTATCCGtagcaaacagggctgtctcatcagctcTGATCAGAGAAGACAAGGTCGGGCAACACCCGGTTTACTTTACCAGTAAGGTCCTACAAGGtcctgaactaaggtaccacaaactagagaagtttgcctactccttagtgatagcctcacgaaggctacgaccttactttcaggctcacacaataagagtccgtacgaaccaacccatgaagcaaatcctccaaaagacggatgttgcagggagaatggttcaatgggcgatagagctctccgagtttgatttgagatatgaaactcggacagcaattaaagcccaatgcttcgccgacttcattgcagaatatgcaggtgaacaagaggaaaaaccgactacatgggaactctatgtagacggatcctccaacaagacagggagcggcgcaggcataatactggtagatggaaaaggaacccagatagaggtttccttaaaatttgaatttcgggcttcaaacaatcaggcagaatatgaagccttgatagccggattaaagttagcagaagaagttggcgctacaaaggtgatgatctacagcgactcacaagtggtgacctcccaaataagtggagagtatcaggcaaatgaccccaatatgaagaaatacttggaaaaaaccttggaacaccttgggcactttgcggaaaccgaggttaagcatataactcgggatctaaatagcagagctgacgccctatccaagttagcaagcaccaaacccggagggaacaacagaagcctgattcaagaaaccctccaagagccctcggtatcaaaaacagaagatgaacaagaggtacttgaggtagccggactaaacctcggatggatgaatcccttagtcgagtacctgaaattcgacatcctccccaaagaggagaaagaagctaaaaagatccgaagggaagcacaacattatactttggtgagaaatgtcctttacagaagagggatatcaacaccattgctgaagtgcgtaccgacctcaagaaccaccgaggtgttggaggaagtacatagtgggatctgcggaaaccatctcggagcaaggtcgctggccaggaaagtaatccgagcaggattctattggccgaccttgcagaaagatgccacagactttgtgaaaaaatgccaaccatgccagatgcatgcaaatttccacgtggctccaccagaagagctcatcagtataacttccccctggcctttcgcaaaatggggaatggatttgttaggtccttttccccaagcaccagggcaagtcaaatacttgatcgtgggaatagactacttcacgaagtggatagaagcggaaccattagccactatcaccgctcaaagaagtcgcaggttcctctacaaaaacatcatcacaaggtatggaataccttattccatcaccacagacaatggaacccaatttaccgacgccaccttcagaaatctggtagccagtatgaaaatcaagcaccaattcacctcggtggaacacctacaagccaatgggcaggccgaggcagccaacaaggtcatactggcaggattAAAGAAGAGATTGCAGGAAGTAAAGGGGGCTTGGGCTGACGAGCTCCCCCAAGTGCTGTGGGCTTATAGGACAaccccccaatccgccacaggagaaacacccttccgactagtctacggcgtagaagccatgattccaatagaaatcaatgagcaaagcccaagggtaattctccatgatgaggtcggaaatatacaggggcacaaagaggagctcgacttgctccccgagaTCCGAGAAcgtgcccagataagagaagcggcattaaagcaaaggatgactaccagatacaacaagaaagtcattcgaagaacattcgCTATAGAtgacttggtcctaatcagaaacgacattggaatcaacaaatcaggagaaggaaaactcgctgcaaattggaaggggccatacaaaatcaaggaagtcttaggaaaaggttattataaagtaaccgacctggacggcactgagctaccaaggtcgtggcatgcttgtaatatgaaaaggtactacagttag